In candidate division KSB1 bacterium, the DNA window TGCTGGCATCAAGCACGCGCCCGGCGAGCTTGCCGGTGGTACCTGCCATAGCCCCGTTCCGCCAGGCCGCCACGCCCCACAACAGCGCCAGCATCACCCTGCAAACGGCTGCAACACGACTCACGCGAATGACTGAGCCCATGGTCGCCCTCATCTTCAGGTGGTCAGCGGCAAAGCCGCACCCACCGTCCCGTGTCCACGCCCTACAAGACGAGGAAAGGCACCCTCTCCTTGCGCCCGTCGTGCACAGGGCAAGGTAGAGGGTGCCTTTCGCGCCAGTGTCACTTGACAGCTAACATCTTGCCCGTACGGGTAACGGAGACGTGTCCGCTCCGCGAGGCGAGCTGCAGCTGGTACAGGTACATCCCAGAGCTCAACCCGGTTGCATCAAACGAGACTTCTTTGATGCCCGCCGTCTGCAGACCCAACGGCATTGTCGCCACATTGCGGCCGAGGACGTCAAAGACCTTTAGGGTCACCACGCCGTCCTCCGGCAAGGCGTAACGAATCACCGTTGAGGGGTTGAACGGGTTCGGGTAGTTGCCGATGATGGCAAAGTACCTTGGCACGTTCTCTTCCGGGCGTTGGGCCACACCCACGCGCAGAGGCACGTAGGCATTGGGGTCCATGTAGGCCCAGGCGGGGGCAGCGGGCCAGGTGCTCTCGCGCATCCACCAGGTGCGCGTGCCATAGTTGTCCGCCGGGTTGGCAAAGGCATCCCCGTCAAACAACGTCGCACTGATGAACAAATCCCCATCACCACGACCCACCGGGTACCCCAGCGCCTTCAGGTCAATGGCCAACTCAAAACTGTACCCCTCGTCAATGTCCTGGGGATTGTTCACCGTCGTGTTCGGCTTCAACGCCATCGCCGCCTGCGCCATGTGCAGCGAATCAATCATGTGCGCCAAATAGTCCATCACCTGCAACGACCCCAACGAATCCACCCGCACCGTCAACTGCCGCCGCTCCAGGTTGTGATCATCAGGATTCATCACCGCACGATCGTTGATGATAAAACGAATCCCATCCCACATGTCGTACAAATTCATCCCCGTCACCGCCTGATCCCGCACATCCACCCCAAGGTACAACATGTCCCCCTTGAAAAACCACTTCACCGTCGCATCCCCAGGATCTAACACCGGCGCCCGCACCCCCGCTATCTCCGGCTGAAACTGACCACTCCGCCACGGCCCTATCCCCGGATACGACGCCCGCAATTGCTCATCCCCATAGCGAATCTCCAAACCCGGCGCTTTCGCCCACACCGCCTCCTCCAACCGCCCGTCAATCACCGGATCCGGATAATTTACCCCATTGGGAATCACGACCTCCGGCCCCACCAACGGCACCGGCCCCGAATCCACCGTCACATCCGGCCGCGCATATATCCGCGCCACATCATAGGCCGACGCATTCCCCCACGGCCCACACCACCACGTCCGATTCCCGCTAAACTTGTCCGCATTGTGCGGCCAGTGCCAATCCGCATCGTAAATCGACACGTTGAACTCCACAATGTCCCCCTCCGGCCGCGTCACATCGTACCCCCGCGGCGTCAAGTTAAACTTAAACTCCACCACGTACCCCCTATCCGGCGTCGAATCATCGTTGCTCACCCCATCCACCACCGTCACCGCATCCCATACCCCTCGATCGCCCGACGCCCACCCGAAAAACCCAGGCGACGCCCCCACATTGCCCGTGTTCGGATCCGCCCAACCCTCCGTCACCCACCCGTAAAAATACTCAAACGGCGGCGCCGGACGATCCACCTCCGAATGATCCCGCATGTTCATCAAAAAACCGTCAAACTGATTGAACAACCCTCCCCCCACCGAACTGTCCTTCACCACCGCCGCCATGTACAAGTAATTCCCCGAGACCAAAAACTTCAACGTCGCATCCAACGGATCGCTCGGCTTCACCCCACTCTCATCCTTCCACCCACTGCCAGGTATCAACCCCGAACTCTTCCCATACTGCAACCGCACCGACTCCGCCTTCTGCCACGATACCTCATCCAACCGCCCATCCAACACAATCGGCTCGCTGGTCGCCCGCGCCCAAATCACATTCGGCCGCTCCAGAGCACTGGCAATCTCGCCATCGGGCACGTAGGCATTAGGGTCCATGTAGGCCCAGGCGGGGGCAGCGGGCCAGGTGCTCTCGCGCATCCACCAGGTGCGCGTGCCATAGTTGTCCGCCGGGTTGGCAAAGGCATCCCCGTCAAACAACGTCGCACTGATGAACAAATCCCCATCACCACGACCCACCGGGTACCCCAGCGCCTTCAGGTCAATGGCCAACTCAAAACTGTACCCCTCGTCAATGTCCTGGGGATTGTTCACCGTCGTGTTCGGCTTCAACGCCATCGCCGCCTGCGCCATGTGCAGCGAATCAATCATGTGCGCCAAATAGTCCATCACCTGCAACGACCCCAACGAATCCACCCGCACCGTCAACTGCCGCCGCTCCAGGTTGTGATCATCAGGATTCATCACCGCACGATCGTTGATGATAAAACGAATCCCATCCCACATGTCGTACAAATTCATCCCCGTCACCGCCTGATCCCGCACATCCACCCCAAGGTACAACATGTCCCCCTTGAAAAACCACTTCACCGTCGCATCCCCAGGATCTAACACCGGCGCCCGCACCCCCGCTATCTCCGGCTGAAACTGACCACTCCGCCACGGCCCTATCCCCGGATACGACGCCCGCAATTGCTCATCCCCATAGCGAATCTCCAAACCCGGCGCTTTCGCCCACACCGCCTCCTCCAACCGCCCGTCAATCACCGGATCCGGATAATTTACCCCATTGGGAATCACGACCTCCGGCCCCACCAACGGCACCGGCCCCGAATCCACCGTCACATCCGGCCGCGCATATATCCGCGCCACATCATAGGCCGACGCATTCCCCCACGGCCCACACCACCACGTCCGATTCCCGCTAAACTTGTCCGCATTGTGCGGCCAGTGCCAATCCGCATCGTAAATCGACACGTTGAACTCCACAATGTCCCCCTCCGGCCGCGTCACATCGTACCCCCGCGGCGTCAAGTTAAACTTAAACTCCACCACGTACCCCCTATCCGGCGTCGAATCATCGTTGCTCACCCCATCCACCACCGTCACCGCATCCCATACCCCTCGATCGCCCGACGCCCACCCGAAAAACCCAGGCGACGCCCCCACATTGCCCGTGTTCGGATCCGCCCAACCCTCCGTCACCCACCCGTAAAAATACTCAAACGGCGGCGCCGGACGATCCACCTCCGAATGATCCCGCATGTTCATCAAAAAACCGTCAAACTGATTGAACAACCCTCCCCCCACCGAACTGTCCTTCACCACCGCCGCCATGTACAAGTAATTCCCCGAGACCAAAAACTTCAACGTCGCATCCAACGGATCGCTCGGCTTCACCCCACTCTCATCCTTCCACCCACTGCCAGGTATCAACCCCGAACTCTTCCCATACTGCAACCGCACCGACTCCGCCTTCTGCCACGATACCTCATCCAACCGCCCATCCAACACAATCGGCTCGCTGGTCGCCCGCGCCCAAATCACATTCGGCCGCTCCAGAGCCTGCGCGTAGGCCAAGGTAAAGGACAACACCACCAGACCTACGACTGCCAGTTGCACACGTCCCTTGCTCATGACGCTTCCTCCCATTGATTGTGGGACCCTCGCCTGCACCCAGGAGGGTGCAGCCATACCAACACCCCACGACTCACGCTCCAACAGCCCCCAGCTCTCACCTCCTTTCAGCTCTGTTCACTGCGGTGCCCAATGCAACCGCAAGATTCGCGAATCACCAAACCGGTGGGGAGAACCGTGTTCTGAGTCGGTTGCGTTTCATCCTTGCTCTCGATTGCACGAATCAGGTGGTCGGCTGCTTTGGAACCGAGTTCGGTGATCGGCACGTGGACAGTGGTCAGTGGTGGACGGATGCAGGAGGCCACATCGATGTCGTCGAATCCTGCGATGGCCACATCATCGGGAACGCTCAGCCCGTGGTCACGGATGGCACCATAGGCGCCGATGGCCATCTCGTCATTGGCGGCAAAGACCGCGCGCGGCCGCTTGGCCAAACCCAACAACATGCTCATCGCCAAATAGCCAGAACGACGGTCGAAATCGCCCCGGACCAGATACGCGCCACCCTCCGCCTCGGGGTCCATGCCACGTTCCCGCAAGGCGTCCCGGTACCCCTGCTCGCGCTTTTCTGCGTCGAAGTTGCCGGCCGGGCCACGAATCATGGCCAAGGGCTGGTAGCCATGGTCCAGCAGGTGTTTGGTCGCCAAGTAAGCCCCGCGCTGGTTATCAACCAGGATGCTTTGCACCATGCCGCCATTCCACGGGAAGTTGAGCACCACCACTGGCATGCGAAAGCGCGCAAGCGACGACAGCGCCTTGGTGCCCAGCAGCGGTTCCATGACGATAAGGCCATCAACCCGCCCTTCGCTCATCAACTTGGCCAAGGTGTGGATCTCATTGCGGTGGCTGTGGGAACAGGAGACGAGGATATGGTAGCCCTTGCCATAGGCGACCTCATCGATGCCCCGCAAAAGTTGAGTGAAGAATTCACCAGATAGGTCGGGGAGGATAACACCCAGAAGGAAGGTCTTCTTTACGGTGAGGGCACGCGCGATGAGGTTCGGGGTAAAGTCCAGCTCACGGGCAGCCCTAAGCACTCGCTCGCGGGTCTCGTCGCTCACCGGCGCGCTGTCATTGAGTACCCGTGAGACGGTGGCAGGAGAAACCCCGGCTCGTGCGGCAACAGTCCTGATGGTTGGCCGGTTGCTCATCGTGCCATCTTCCGGCTAATGGACAAACGCTGCATGTAACCGGTTTCTCGACATGCGGCGACCTGGCCTCAGGCAGGCTCCGCGAAGCCATGAAACCGATTTCATGCCGCAATATAACCACCTTTCCCCAAATTGTCAAGCGAAAAATTCTGCCACACGCAAATTTTTTGCCTCCAGCGCGCCCTGTCGCTAAGGGTGCGAACTCCTCCTCTACCAACTCTGAGCTTGATCTGCATAGGTTTGCCTACAGGGGTGGCTCGGACGAAGAGCGGGGACGAAGACTGCCCCGGCAGGGCATTCTGACTAACAGATGCAGATCAAGCGTCACCGCCTGACTGCCTCGTGTGGGGAAGCGACCGCCCTGGACCCGTAACACAGCAACTCGACGAGCCACTGGACGCTCACATGGGGCATTCTGACGGCAGAAGGACCTTCCATGGGCTCAGTGCCCGGCGGATCAAGGGCTGCCCAGAGGCGCGAAAACCGGTAGGCCTTTGCCGTAGGCCAGAATAATGACAAGCCGGGAAATGGGGTTGCGGTGAATCGGCGGGATGCGTCGCAGGGGCAGTTTGGGTCTACTGTCCGAACGGCAGCCAGAAGCAATGGTTCAAAGACCCCATGCACGATATGCTGAGTGTGTAGCAGACCTCCGGCATGTCAGCTCGCAACCTTCGCTTGGTCAGCGGCGCCTCTGCGAGGCCCCAGACGTCCTTCCGGAGGTTGCCACCTCCTGTCCCTACATCTAGGCGCCAGCGGGAAGTACAACGCCCGGAGCCTCCGCCAAGGGAGAAGCACATGCAACGCGTAATCTCCAGGAGGCTTCCTGACAGTATTTGCCTGGCCACGTGCCTCCTTGACAGGCCTGCGACACCCCACAGCGGTTAGCCCGTACCCCACTTTGCCCCTATCGACGAAGGCAAATGGGAAGGAGGTCCACTACCTCCTCCGGGCCTGCAGCGACCGGGCGTGTGCCTCAAGACCTTCGGCTTGCGCCAGCCGCACCCCGTCCTCCAGGGGGCGAGCTGGCGGAGAGCCTTCCACCCTGAGCACGGTCTGCACCTTGAGAAAATCGCGCACGCCGAGTCCCCCAGTGTACCGAGCCGCACCGTTGGAAGGCAAGACGTGGTTGAGACCACTGCTGTAGTCGCCCAAGGCTTCGGCGGCCCCGGCGCCAATGAACAGCGAGCCAAAGTTGCGCAGGCCGGCCAAGTAAGGCTCCACATCTCTCACCTGCAGTTCCAAATGCTCGGGGGCCCAGCGGTTGGCCACGGCAATCGCCTCCTCTGAGGAACGCGCAAGCACAATGAGCCCATTACGTTCCAAGGAGGCTCTTGCCACGGGAGCAGTAGCCAGACTCGCCACTTGGCGCGCCACCGCTGCGCGCACGCGTTCCGCCAAGCGTGCGCTGGTGGTCACCAGCAGTGGGGATGCGTCGGGATCGTGTTCGGCCTGGGCCAAGAGGTCCGCCGCCACGACTTCCGCGTCGGCCTGCTCATCGGCAATGATCAGCACTTCGCTCGGCCCGGCGACAAAGTCGATCCCCACCTGGCCGTATACCTCGCGCTTGGCAGCCGTGACAAAGGCGTTGCCCGGACCCACGATCTTGTGCACAGCGCGCACGCTCTCTGTGCCGTAAGCGAGCGCGGCTATTGCCTGCACGCCGCCAATCCGATACACCTCATCAGCCCCGGCCAAGTCGGCAGCCACCAGCAAGGCCGGATGCACCGAACCCTGGAAGGTCGGCGGCGAGCAGACGACCACCTGTCTGACGCCAGCCACCCGCGCCGGCACAACGCCCATGTACACCGACGAGATCAGTGGGAAGCGTCCACCCGGCGCATAGACCCCCACCCTTTCGACAGGCACCACGCGCTGCCCCACAAACAGCCCCGTTTCGATTTCCATGTCAAAGTCTTTGTA includes these proteins:
- a CDS encoding T9SS type A sorting domain-containing protein translates to MSKGRVQLAVVGLVVLSFTLAYAQALERPNVIWARATSEPIVLDGRLDEVSWQKAESVRLQYGKSSGLIPGSGWKDESGVKPSDPLDATLKFLVSGNYLYMAAVVKDSSVGGGLFNQFDGFLMNMRDHSEVDRPAPPFEYFYGWVTEGWADPNTGNVGASPGFFGWASGDRGVWDAVTVVDGVSNDDSTPDRGYVVEFKFNLTPRGYDVTRPEGDIVEFNVSIYDADWHWPHNADKFSGNRTWWCGPWGNASAYDVARIYARPDVTVDSGPVPLVGPEVVIPNGVNYPDPVIDGRLEEAVWAKAPGLEIRYGDEQLRASYPGIGPWRSGQFQPEIAGVRAPVLDPGDATVKWFFKGDMLYLGVDVRDQAVTGMNLYDMWDGIRFIINDRAVMNPDDHNLERRQLTVRVDSLGSLQVMDYLAHMIDSLHMAQAAMALKPNTTVNNPQDIDEGYSFELAIDLKALGYPVGRGDGDLFISATLFDGDAFANPADNYGTRTWWMRESTWPAAPAWAYMDPNAYVPDGEIASALERPNVIWARATSEPIVLDGRLDEVSWQKAESVRLQYGKSSGLIPGSGWKDESGVKPSDPLDATLKFLVSGNYLYMAAVVKDSSVGGGLFNQFDGFLMNMRDHSEVDRPAPPFEYFYGWVTEGWADPNTGNVGASPGFFGWASGDRGVWDAVTVVDGVSNDDSTPDRGYVVEFKFNLTPRGYDVTRPEGDIVEFNVSIYDADWHWPHNADKFSGNRTWWCGPWGNASAYDVARIYARPDVTVDSGPVPLVGPEVVIPNGVNYPDPVIDGRLEEAVWAKAPGLEIRYGDEQLRASYPGIGPWRSGQFQPEIAGVRAPVLDPGDATVKWFFKGDMLYLGVDVRDQAVTGMNLYDMWDGIRFIINDRAVMNPDDHNLERRQLTVRVDSLGSLQVMDYLAHMIDSLHMAQAAMALKPNTTVNNPQDIDEGYSFELAIDLKALGYPVGRGDGDLFISATLFDGDAFANPADNYGTRTWWMRESTWPAAPAWAYMDPNAYVPLRVGVAQRPEENVPRYFAIIGNYPNPFNPSTVIRYALPEDGVVTLKVFDVLGRNVATMPLGLQTAGIKEVSFDATGLSSGMYLYQLQLASRSGHVSVTRTGKMLAVK
- a CDS encoding LacI family transcriptional regulator, yielding MSNRPTIRTVAARAGVSPATVSRVLNDSAPVSDETRERVLRAARELDFTPNLIARALTVKKTFLLGVILPDLSGEFFTQLLRGIDEVAYGKGYHILVSCSHSHRNEIHTLAKLMSEGRVDGLIVMEPLLGTKALSSLARFRMPVVVLNFPWNGGMVQSILVDNQRGAYLATKHLLDHGYQPLAMIRGPAGNFDAEKREQGYRDALRERGMDPEAEGGAYLVRGDFDRRSGYLAMSMLLGLAKRPRAVFAANDEMAIGAYGAIRDHGLSVPDDVAIAGFDDIDVASCIRPPLTTVHVPITELGSKAADHLIRAIESKDETQPTQNTVLPTGLVIRESCGCIGHRSEQS
- the hisD gene encoding histidinol dehydrogenase; this encodes MRIVHAEQLGESFYQRPWGLAQDVRPLLEEVRRHGDAAVRALTLRYDGVRLESFWVEKEEIQGAFARVPEGLVEAIRRCIERLRLFCERQLADYKDFDMEIETGLFVGQRVVPVERVGVYAPGGRFPLISSVYMGVVPARVAGVRQVVVCSPPTFQGSVHPALLVAADLAGADEVYRIGGVQAIAALAYGTESVRAVHKIVGPGNAFVTAAKREVYGQVGIDFVAGPSEVLIIADEQADAEVVAADLLAQAEHDPDASPLLVTTSARLAERVRAAVARQVASLATAPVARASLERNGLIVLARSSEEAIAVANRWAPEHLELQVRDVEPYLAGLRNFGSLFIGAGAAEALGDYSSGLNHVLPSNGAARYTGGLGVRDFLKVQTVLRVEGSPPARPLEDGVRLAQAEGLEAHARSLQARRR